Proteins co-encoded in one Marmota flaviventris isolate mMarFla1 chromosome 9, mMarFla1.hap1, whole genome shotgun sequence genomic window:
- the LOC139706983 gene encoding spidroin-1-like, which produces MDPPTDRPTHPGSKGAGGQRQGKAGKGRKREDEETAGGARDTEGSAVGGPSKGPPAQTGRRDAPRRHDTPRHATPRDMRNAVWGSGESSAKGRAWGGLGWGGGQPARPEGGGGGREGAARGNGRKALVHCQVSGFGQQGGPGEGQGCVSQREPAGRTGQTGCGTEGPGRARGPSEGQACFPKGALAPKAIGGQGPGRGGLARDGGLEEGGDGRARRSITVGAERGESQDPSKEPRQWTDAREDDGQEPPTDRPTEGMMDPPTDRPTHPGSKGAGGQRQGKAGKGRKREDEETAGGARDTEGSAVGGPSKGPPAQTGRRDAPRRHDTPRHATPRDMRNAVWGSGESSAKGRAWGGLGWGGGQPARPEGGGGGREGAARGNGRKALVHCQVSGFGQQGGPGEGQGCVSQREPAGRTGQTGPLR; this is translated from the exons ATGGATCCACCTACCGACCGACCCACCCACCCCGGGAGCAAAGGAGCAGGAGGCCAGCGCCaggggaaagcagggaaggggaggaagcgCGAGGATGAGGAGACAGCAGGCGGCGCAAGGGACACTGAGGGGAgtgcggtagggggcccaagcaaggggcccccagctCAGACAGGACGCCGCGACGCCCCGCGACGCCACGACACGCCCCGCCACGCCACCCCACGCGACATGAGGAACGCGGTCTGGGGCTCAGGGGAAAGCAGCGCGAAGGGTCGGGCttggggagggctgggttggggtggggggcagcctgcaaggccagagggcgggggcgggggtaGGGAGGGCGCTGCGCGGGGAAATGGACGCAAGGCCctcgtccactgccaggtgtcagggttcgggcagcaagggggcccaggcgaggggcagggctgtgtttcccagaGGGAGCCCGCAGGGCGCACAGGCCAGACAG GGTGCGGGACCGAGGGTCCAGGCAGGGCAAGGGGCCCAAGCGAGGGGCAGGCCTGTTTCCCAAAAGGCGCCCTGGCCCCGAAGGCAATCgggggacagggacctggcagagggggcctggcaagggacgggggcctggaggagggcggCGACGGGAGGGCTCGGCGCAGTATCACAGTGGGGGcggagaggggtgagagccaagacccaagcaaggagcccaggcagtgGACGGACGCGAGGGAGGACGACGGACAGGAGCCCCCCACCGACCGACCAACTGAAGGAATGATGGATCCACCTACCGACCGACCCACCCACCCCGGGAGCAAAGGAGCAGGAGGCCAGCGCCaggggaaagcagggaaggggaggaagcgCGAGGATGAGGAGACAGCAGGCGGCGCAAGGGACACTGAGGGGAgtgcggtagggggcccaagcaaggggcccccagctCAGACAGGACGCCGCGACGCCCCGCGACGCCACGACACGCCCCGCCACGCCACCCCACGCGACATGAGGAACGCGGTCTGGGGCTCAGGGGAAAGCAGCGCGAAGGGTCGGGCttggggagggctgggttggggtggggggcagcctgcaaggccagagggcgggggcgggggtaGGGAGGGCGCTGCGCGGGGAAATGGACGCAAGGCCctcgtccactgccaggtgtcagggttcgggcagcaagggggcccaggcgaggggcagggctgtgtttcccagaGGGAGCCCGCAGGGCGCACAGGCCAGACAGGTCCACTGCGCTGA